In Solanum lycopersicum chromosome 5, SLM_r2.1, the following are encoded in one genomic region:
- the LOC138348860 gene encoding uncharacterized protein translates to MGFEESKNIPCVRCVQNLCTIFRKIEFKNSPRIKNEFADALSIITSMIKHPDTDYINPLDIELKEHQVHCSHVESEPDGLPWYFDIKRYSESGTYPENATSNQKKWIRYTCWSLRNIYEWAYIGKKGSSSRLFLDDYGE, encoded by the exons atgggcTTTGAAGAATCCAAAAATATACCATGCGTACGGTGTGTGCAAAATCTGTGTACAATATTTCGCAAGATCGAGTTTAAAAATTCTCCCAGAATAAAGAATGAATTTGCTGATGCTCTCTCCATCATCACTTCGATGATCAAACACCCGGATACTGATTACATTAACCCGCTGGATATAGAGTTGAAGGAACACCAAGTCCATTGTTCACACGTCGAATCTGAACCAGatggtttgccttggtattttgatataaagagGTATTCTGAATCTGGGACATATCCAGAAAACGCTACATCTAATCAGAAGAAGTGGATACGTT atacatgctggagtttgcGGAACATATATGAATGGGCTTACATTGGCAAGAAAGGTTCTTCGAGCCggttatttctggatgactatggagaatga
- the LOC101251984 gene encoding uncharacterized protein → MSSPWPVVAWGMDVIGTIEPTSSNGHRFILVAIDYFTKWVEAASYKLSNDGQNIDWATPYLLVYGTEAVVPVEVEIPFLRIIQEAELSNAEWVNKRIDQLALIDVKRMVAIFHGQLYRQRMTRAFHNRVRARNFDVRQLVIKHIFPHQDEYKGKFAPNWQSPYMVRKVLSGGAFVL, encoded by the exons ATGAGTTCGCCTTGGCCAGttgtagcttggggaatggatgtcatcggtaCTATTGAGCCAACCTcttctaatggacacagattcattttggttgccattgattatttcaccaagtgggtggagGCAGCCTCTTAcaa GTTATCAAACGACGGTCAGAACATCGACTgggctactccatacttgctagtatatggaacagaggcagtcgtacctgttgaagtcgagataccgtTCTTGAGGATCATCCAGGAAGCTGAATTAAGTAACGCCGAATGGGTTAATAAACGGATTGATCAACTAGCTTTGATTGATGTGAAGAGAATGGTCGCCATTTTCCATGGCCAGTTGTATAGACAGAGAATGACTCGCGCTTTTCACAAcagagtaagagccagaaatttCGATGTTCGTCAATTGGTTATTAAGCATATTTTTCCTCATCAGGATgagtacaaaggaaagttcgcacCAAACTGGCAAAGCCCATACATGGTTCGTAAAgtactatctggaggtgcttttGTCCTGTAA